The DNA region TCGGGCGCGACGCCCGGCGCGTGAAGGCCGCAGACGCGATGGATTATGTGGGCGGCTACACCATCGGCAACGATCTGGTGGTGCGCGACTACGTGACCAACACCTTCCGCCCCCCCATGCGCGGTAAGGGCTGGGACACCTTCGGCCCACTGGGACCGTATTACGTGACCGCCGACGAGATTGCCGATCCGCACGACCTGAAGCTCACAGCGCATGTCAACGGCGAACTGCGGCAGGAAGGCAGCACCCGCGACATGATCTTTTCCATCCCCGAACTGATTGAACACATCTCGCGCTTCATGACCCTGCAAAAGGACGACGTGATTCTGACGGGTACGCCCAAGGGCATTAGCCATGTTCACCCAGGCGACATCATGACCCTGGAAGTGGAGGGGCTGGGAACGCTGATCAACGACATCGTGGAAGAGGACGAGGGCGCGGAGCCAATTCAGGGCAAGGAGAGCAAAGAAGGCGAGTGGGACGGACGGTGAAAAGGTCTAAGAGTCTGAGAGTCTGAGGGTCTAAGGGTCTAAGGACACCCGTACCGCCTTCCATCACACATCAACCCCCATCTCAGGAGGTTCCATGCCCCAGACCGCACCCCATCCAAACCATGAACTTGCCACGAAACTCCGCGACAGCCGACTGAGCCAGGGCTTAAAGCACTTTATCGGCGGGCAGTGGACCGATTCGCACGGCGGCGAGACGTTTGAGACGCACTCGCCCGTGGACAACTCCGTGCTGACGATAGTTGCCAGCGGCGACGCCACCGACATTGATCTTGCCGCCCGCGCAGCCCACGACGCTTTCCAGATGTGGCGCGAGGTCAGTGGGCAGGAACGCAAGAAGATTCTGCACCGTGTGGCCAACTTGATTGAGGCCCGCGCACAGGAAATCGCCGTGCTGGAAAGCATTGATACTGGGCAGGCCATCCGCTTCATGAAGTCGGCGGCGGCTCGCGGCGCGGACAACTTCCGTTTCTTCGCGGACCGTGCGCCCAGTGCGGCAGACGGTCAGAGCCTGCCTGCGCCCGGTTTCATCAATTACACATTGCGCCAGCCCATCGGCCCCGTTGGCGTGATTACCCCGTGGAACACGCCGTTCATGCTGTCCACCTGGAAGATTGCCCCCGC from Deinococcus sp. AJ005 includes:
- a CDS encoding fumarylacetoacetate hydrolase family protein, with amino-acid sequence MKYARFIAGGRALNGHLRDGKLIDAAGVAHTPDDVQFLLPVDPPKVIALALNYNDHAGELGLTQPTEPALFWKPNTTLLPHRGSVIYPRGAEFMHYEVELGVIIGRDARRVKAADAMDYVGGYTIGNDLVVRDYVTNTFRPPMRGKGWDTFGPLGPYYVTADEIADPHDLKLTAHVNGELRQEGSTRDMIFSIPELIEHISRFMTLQKDDVILTGTPKGISHVHPGDIMTLEVEGLGTLINDIVEEDEGAEPIQGKESKEGEWDGR